From one Cucurbita pepo subsp. pepo cultivar mu-cu-16 chromosome LG17, ASM280686v2, whole genome shotgun sequence genomic stretch:
- the LOC111778174 gene encoding protein ABCI12, chloroplastic-like, which translates to MNVPYNSFRTVTYPLPSPIHVPKSLVAPKFTSLSAALNSGKVGCWKIVLKPVRKTFFIVRASKSDDAGTEKWLKWLPKGALAADKVLRGIAGATASPISQFISSPVTFLHSVDSRIKLIWLLALVVLPARSNITIRFGLVIFLAFLSIWTLPTELWKDQLGRVSLLSGILFIMLGLGADGVPSLLQSRTPPPGMMGLPDLPASPGGYSYLIAKLGPLTFTRKGLSIASTSACLTFVVFQSASLCLTTTAPEQLAFAIRWFMLPLVYFGVPVAEITLTLLLSLRFVSLVFDEVRNVALGVVSRRINWELLTTMESVDVFFTYLRRIFKNIFSHAEQISQAMIVRGFRGDSSSHKLYFLSNSSSRVANILSLLCLIGVISASVFFEKVII; encoded by the exons ATGAACGTTCCGTACAATTCTTTTCGAACAGTCACCTATCCTCTTCCGTCCCCCATTCATGTTCCTAAATCCCTAGTGGCCCCGAAATTTACCTCACTTTCAGCCGCCCTAAATTCAGGCAAAGTTGGATGCTGGAAAATCGTCCTTAAGCCAGTGAGGAAGACGTTTTTTATTGTTAGAGCTTCCAAGAGTGATGATGCTGGAACTGAGAAGTGGCTGAAATGGCTGCCGAAGGGAGCTTTAGCCGCCGATAAAGTCTTGCGCGGCATTGCCGGTGCAACCGCCAGCCCTATCAGCCAGTTCATCTCGTCGCCGGTCACGTTTCTTCACTCTGTAGACTCGCGAATCAAATtg ATATGGCTTTTGGCTCTTGTTGTCTTACCAGCGAGATCAAACATCACAATCCGTTTTGGATTAGTGATTTTCTTGGCTTTCCTATCCATATGGACTCTTCCAACCGAATTATGGAAG GATCAATTGGGAAGAGTTTCTCTACTCTCAGGAATTTTGTTCATCATGTTGGGGCTGGGTGCAGATGGAGTGCCATCCCTCCTCCAATCAAGAACTCCTCCACCTGGAATGATGGGATTGCCTGATCTTCCTGCATCTCCGGGAGGTTACTCTTATTTAATTGCAAAACTTGGCCCTTTAACTTTTACGAGGAAGGGCTTGTCAATAGCAAGTACATCAGCATGTTTAACTTTTGTT GTCTTCCAAAGTGCAAGTCTCTGCCTCACAACCACAGCCCCCGAGCAACTTGCATTCGCCATTCGATGGTTTATGCTTCCTTTGGTGTATTTCGGCGTTCCAGTTGCTGAAATCACCCTTACACTTTTACTTTCTTTGAGATTTGTCAGTCTGGTGTTTGATGAG GTTCGAAATGTTGCGTTAGGGGTTGTATCCCGCAGGATAAACTGGGAACTATTGACCACAATGGAGTCGGTTGACG TTTTCTTTACTTATCTCCGTCgcattttcaaaaatatttttagccATGCAGAGCAGATTTCTCAG GCAATGATTGTAAGAGGTTTCCGAGGGGATAGCAGCAGTCATAAGCTGTATTTCTTATCAAACTCATCAAGCAGAGTGGCAAATATTCTCTCCCTGTTGTGCCTGATTGGTGTCATCAGTGCTTctgttttctttgaaaaagTCATCATCTGA
- the LOC111778058 gene encoding uncharacterized protein LOC111778058, with product MEQLINFIIRPPRAEYDPDNDLLEDEFTIRGKLYQRRDLEVKNSRGDVLQCSHYLPIVSPERKPLPCVIYCHGNSGCRADASEAALILLPSNITVFALDFSGSGLSGGEHVTLGWNEKDDLKAVVEYLRADGNVSLIGLWGRSMGAVASLMYGAEDPSIAGMVLDSPFSDLVELMMELVKTYKFRLPKFTVKFAIQYMRRAIQKKAKFDIMELNTIKVAKSCFVPVLIGHAIDDDFIQPHHSDHIYEAYVGDKNIIKFDGDHNSPRPQFYFDSVNIFFHNVLQPPEDEIGDIYINSMTSYFSNKDYWRVVQEAGPNHGSSTTSRDLPTNSTEGAIKELRSKRPMSRIEVPPDLPSGDNPSQSQDQSTYNDADLSSSNMISFELSNGHPYGRNVPNLMDDDQYVEYPLDDLAGFPCSAEEEEMMLMEAMMKSLKDFKMKNNEEDDQTLTVCTDTKDVLQKDECRVLRIDDCGVLHPEATSTSNDHFSQFNTESASTSEVCSIPIEPESTSAARNSVSDRSCSDKSEPSLGPVSYAFPSTSVTENAVASSCSNTPANSQSSAETDLSANTKATIAVVRNPTSHILDGLIRRWDLNLFRNNQNR from the exons ATGGAGCAGCTGATCAACTTCATCATTCGTCCCCCCAG AGCTGAATATGACCCAGACAATGATTTACTAGAAGATGAGTTCACAATAAGGGGAAAATTGTATCAAAGGAGGGACCTGGAG GTTAAAAACAGTCGGGGAGATGTACTTCAATGTAGTCATTACTTGCCTATTGTTAGTCCTGAAAGAAAGCCTCTACCCTGTGTAATTTACTGCCATGGTAACAG TGGGTGTCGAGCAGATGCTAGTGAGGCTGCCTTAATATTACTGCCTTCGAACATTACCGTGTTTGCTCTTGATTTTTCTGGTTCTGGACTCTCTGGGGGTGAGCATGTCACTTTGGGGTGGAATGAA AAGGATGATCTGAAAGCTGTGGTTGAGTATTTGCGGGCTGATGGAAATGTCTCTTTAATTGGTCTATGGGGCCGTTCTATGGGTGCTGTCGCCAG CCTAATGTATGGGGCTGAGGATCCTTCAATTGCAGGGATGGTTCTAGACAGCCCTTTCTCTGATCTGGTTGAGCTAATGATGGAACTCGTCAAAACCTATAAGTTTCGTTTACCTAAGTTCACT GTGAAGTTTGCTATTCAATACATGCGAAGAGCTATCCAGAAGAAGGCAAAATTTGACATAATGGAACTGAACACCATTAAG GTGGCAAAATCTTGCTTTGTACCAGTGCTAATAGGGCACGCCATTGATGACGACTTCATACAACCTCATCACTCAGACCATATATATGAAGCTTATGTG GGGGATAAAAACATTATCAAGTTTGACGGTGATCACAATTCTCCACGGCCTCAATTTTACTTCGATTCTGTAAATATCTTCTTCCACAATGTTTTGCAACCCCCAGAGGATGAAATAggggatatttatattaacagTATGACATCCTACTTCAGTAACAAG GATTACTGGAGAGTGGTGCAAGAAGCAGGCCCTAACCATGGTTCTTCCACAACATCTAGAG ATTTACCAACTAATAGTACAGAAGGTGCCATTAAGGAACTCCGTTCAAAAAGACCTATGAGTCGGATCGAG GTTCCTCCCGATCTCCCCTCTGGAGATAATCCATCCCAATCTCAG GATCAGAGTACGTATAATGACGCTGACTTGTCGTCTTCAAATATGATTAGTTTCGAATTATCCAATGGCCATCCGTATGGACGCAATGTACCGAATTTGATGGATGACGATCAGTATGTCGAGTATCCACTTGATGACTTGGCAGGGTTCCCATGCAGTGCAGAGGAGGAAGAAATG ATGCTCATGGAAGCAATGATGAAATCATTGAAggatttcaaaatgaaaaacaatgaAGAAGACGATCAAACCTTGACTGTTTGTACCGACACGAAGGACGTTTTGCAGAAAGATGAATGTCGAGTTTTGCGAATAGATGATTGTGGAGTTCTGCATCCGGAAGCTACTTCCACTTCAAATGACCATTTTTCTCAGTTTAATACAGAATCTGCTTCAACTTCAGAAGTGTGCAGTATACCTATTGAACCAGAGTCTACTTCTGCAGCTAGGAATTCGGTATCGGATCGCTCGTGTTCGGATAAAAGTGAACCATCTCTAGGGCCTGTATCTTATGCTTTTCCCTCAACTTCTGTAACAGAAAATGCAGTGGCTTCCTCTTGTAGTAATACGCCTGCAAATTCCCAAAGTTCAGCCGAAACCGACTTGTCAGCCAATACGAAGGCAACCATAGCTGTCGTTCGCAATCCCACAAGCCATATTCTGGACGGTTTGATTCGTCGTTGGGACCTCAATCTCTTCAGAAACAATCAGAACCGGTGA
- the LOC111778890 gene encoding BTB/POZ and MATH domain-containing protein 2-like has translation MGTIKSCRDASKSFSNLRSPSPPPVTSSTSRFETVNGSHEFRINGYSLNKGMGSGKYIASDTFMVGGYAFAVYFYPDGKSAEDNASYVSVFIALANEGTDVRALFELTLLDQSGKGNHKVHSHFERRLESGPYTLKYRGSMWGYKRYFKRTLLETSDFLKDDCLEIRCVVGVVKSHTEGPKIYSITPPPSDIGQHFGKLLESEKLTDVNFEVDGEIFSAHKLVLAARSPVFRAQLFGPLKDHNTECIKVQDMEAPVFKGLLHFIYWDALPDMQEMVGLNSKWASTLMSQHLLAAADRYALDRLKLLCEAKLCEDVAINTVATTLALAEQHHCFQLKAVCLKVIALPENLRAVMQSEGFEYLKESCPSVLTELLEYVAKVTEHAVNTCSGYGNGTVLDGNYANGRRVRQRLY, from the exons ATGGGCACGATTAAATCTTGCAGGGATGCCTCTAAATCCTTTTCAAATCTTCGATCGCCATCGCCCCCACCAGTGACTTCTTCCACTTCTCGATTTGAGACCGTGAATGGTTCGCACGAGTTCAGGATCAATGGGTATTCTCTCAATAAGGGGATGGGGAGTGGGAAATATATTGCGTCCGATACCTTCATGGTTGGGGGCTATGCGTTTGCTGTATATTTCTATCCCGATGGGAAGAGCGCCGAGGATAACGCGTCTTATGTCTCGGTGTTCATAGCGTTGGCTAATGAAGGGACTGACGTTAGAGCCCTTTTTGAATTGACGCTTTTGGATCAAAGTGGGAAGGGGAACCACAAGGTGCATAGCCATTTCGAGAGAAGGCTTGAGAGTGGCCCTTATACGCTCAAGTATCGAGGAAGCATGTG GGGGTATAAACGTTATTTTAAACGAACTCTTCTAGAAACATCTGACTTCCTAAAGGATGACTGCCTCGAAATCCGCTGTGTAGTTGGTGTCGTTAAGTCCCATACAGAGGGACCAAAGATTTACTCCATAACACCACCACCCTCTGATATAGGCCAGCATTTTGGGAAGCTATTGGAGAGTGAGAAGCTAACTGATGTGAACTTTGAAGTAGATGGGGAAATATTTTCCGCCCACAAGTTAGTTCTTGCAGCACGCTCACCCGTCTTTAGGGCACAACTCTTTGGCCCTCTTAAGGACCACAATACTGAGTGCATAAAAGTCCAAGATATGGAAGCCCCAGTCTTTAAG GGATTGCTTCATTTCATATACTGGGATGCCCTACCAGACATGCAGGAAATGGTAGGTTTGAACTCAAAATGGGCTTCCACGCTTATGTCTCAGCATCTTCTTGCCGCTGCAGACAGATATGCACTTGACAGACTCAAATTGCTTTGCGAGGCTAAACTATGTGAGGATGTTGCTATAAATACAGTGGCAACGACATTAGCATTGGCCGAACAGCACCACTGTTTCCAACTAAAAGCTGTATGTCTGAAAGTCATCGCCTTGCCGGAGAATTTGAGAG CTGTAATGCAATCGGAGgggtttgaatatttgaaagaGAGCTGCCCATCTGTTCTCACCGAGCTACTAGAATACGTAGCAAAGGTGACGGAGCACGCAGTGAATACTTGCAGCGGGTACGGTAATGGGACGGTATTGGATGGAAATTACGCGAATGGTAGACGGGTAAGGCAGAGGCTGTATTGA
- the LOC111778449 gene encoding mitogen-activated protein kinase 15-like, translated as MQHDQRRKSSIDVDFFTEYGEGSRYKIEEVIGKGSYGVVCSAYDTHTGDKVAIKKINDIFEHVSDATRILREIKLLRLLRHPDIVEIKHILLPPSRREFRDIYVVFELMESDLHQVIKANDDLTPEHYQFFLYQLLRGLKYIHTANVFHRDLKPKNILANADCKLKICDFGLARVAFNDTPTAIFWTDYVATRWYRAPELCGSFFSKYTPAIDIWSIGCIFAELLTGKPLFPGKNVVHQLDLMTDFLGTPNAEAIARIRNEKARRYLSSMRKKKPVPFSQKFPHADPRALPLLERMLAFEPKDRPTAEEALADPYFKGLAKVEREPSAQPVTKMEFEFERRRITKEDVRELIYREILEYHPKMLKEFLDGSEPTSFMYPSAVDHFKKQFAYLEEHYGNGATVAPPERQHASLPRQCVLYSDNMVHNSAQVVNDLSKCSIKEVERPQVDRTCNIPSARAPIQVPQSIQGNAARPGKVVGSVLRYNCGATAAAVVPEVLEQRRTTRNPSIPPQYAPNNCSYPRRNSSCKNDTTEDEAIEGSNGLQPKPQYIARKVAAAQGGPGNNWY; from the exons ATGCAGCACGATCAGAGAAGAAAG TCGTCTATAGATGTGGATTTCTTCACAGAATATGGTGAAGGGAGCAGGTATAAAATAGAGGAAGTAATTGGTAAAGGAAGTTATGGTGTTGTTTGCTCTGCATATGATACTCATACCGGTGATAAAGTTGCAATTAAGAAAATCAACGATATCTTTGAGCATGTCTCTGATGCAACTCGCATTCTTCGTGAGATAAAACTTTTAAGACTATTGAGACATCCAGACATTGTAGAGATAAAGCACATCCTACTACCTCCATCTAGACGGGAATTCAGGGATATATATGTTGTGTTTGAGCTCATGGAATCTGATTTACACCAAGTTATCAAAGCAAACGACGATTTGACTCCAGAACATTATCAGTTCTTTCTTTACCAGCTTCTTCGTGGCTTGAAATATATACACACAG CAAACGTCTTCCACAGGGACCTAAAACCCAAAAACATCTTAGCAAATGCTGACTGCAAACTCAAGATCTGTGACTTTGGTCTAGCCAGAGTTGCTTTTAATGATACTCCTACTGCTATTTTCTGGACT GACTATGTAGCAACAAGGTGGTACAGGGCTCCTGAACTGTGtggttcatttttctcaaag TATACCCCAGCAATAGATATATGGAGCATTGGTTGCATCTTTGCAGAGCTTTTAACTGGAAAACCACTTTTCCCTGGAAAGAATGTCGTGCACCAATTAGATTTGATGACAGATTTTCTGGGAACCCCTAATGCAGAAGCCATTGCCAGG ATACGAAATGAGAAAGCTCGGAGATACTTAAGCAGTATGCGAAAGAAGAAGCCTGTTCCTTTCTCCCAGAAGTTTCCTCATGCAGATCCCCGAGCACTTCCCTTATTGGAAAGAATGTTGGCTTTTGAGCCAAAGGATCGACCTACAGCAGAGGAG GCCCTTGCAGATCCATATTTTAAAGGCTTAGCGAAGGTTGAAAGAGAGCCATCTGCTCAACCTGTCACTAAGatggaatttgaatttgagagACGAAGAATTACCAAAGAAGATGTTAGGGAGCTTATTTACCGGGAAATTCTCGAGTACCATCCAAAGATGTTGAAGGAGTTCTTAGATGGATCAGAACCTACCAGTTTCATGTATCCAAG TGCAGTTGACCATTTTAAGAAGCAATTTGCATACCTTGAAGAACACTATGGAAATGGTGCAACCGTTGCCCCTCCTGAAAGACAACATGCATCCTTGCCTAG GCAATGTGTTTTATATTCAGATAACATGGTACACAACTCGGCACAAGTTGTGAATGACCTATCCAAATGTTCCATCAAAGAAGTTGAGAGGCCACAAGTGGATAGGACTTGCAATATTCCTTCAGCTAGAGCTCCTATTCAAGTTCCTCAATCTATTCAAG GCAATGCTGCAAGGCCTGGAAAAGTTGTTGGCTCTGTGTTGCGATACAACTGCGGGGCTACAGCAGCAGCAGTGGTACCAGAAGTTCTTGAACAGCGGAGGACGACCAGAAACCCTTCCATTCCACCACAGTACGCCCCTAATAACTGTTCATATCCTAGAAGAAACTCATCATGTAAAAACGATACGACTGAAGATGAAGCCATTGAAGGTTCGAATGGATTGCAGCCAAAACCTCAGTACATAGCTAGAAAAGTTGCTGCTGCCCAAGGCGGACCAGGAAATAACTGGTACTGA